DNA from Bubalus bubalis isolate 160015118507 breed Murrah chromosome 7, NDDB_SH_1, whole genome shotgun sequence:
GTTAAGTGTTACTTGGGTTAATTTAGATAGTAGTCACCTCTTGAAAAGGTTAATCCTTAAAAACTAACCCGTCAATGGAAAAAGTTACATCAGTAAGTTAATACTTAAGGTTAAGGTCCAATTTTGCTTCTCAGTCTTTAATCACTGAAGTGGCCTTAGACAGAATAACCACTTTAATAAATGCtgactagattaaaaaaaaaaagaacaacaacaaaatactctTTCAATGTCAACCAACCCACCCAGCGGTCACTCAGACGTTGTCCTGACAGGATAACAACACAGTCCTTGAATTTCAGAAAGGACCCGGATGAATAACCTGCCCGTTGTGATTTCATAGCTACACTACCCCCTTAAAATGATCTTCAAGAGAAGATTaaagccaccaaaaaaaaaaaaaaaaaaaagaaaaagtcttctcTTCAAGGTAACACACTAATCGCGGGCTCGTTTAGTTTTAAAACCTACAAGATATTACCCAAACCTTGAGAGGCACAGAAAGTGAAACAAGCTTGGAGCACCGACCTCCTCAGCCATCTGACAGCTCGGGGGGCCGACCCACGCGGGGAGGGAGGCAGGTCGGCCGGAGGAGGGCTGGCCGGCGGCCGCTCGCCGACGCGGGTCCCGCCGGGATAAGCGGTGCGGCGGCCACCGCCTCGCCCGCGACGGCTCCCTCCGGCCAATTCAGGAGGAACGAAACCCCAAAGCAAAAAGGCCTTTCCGGCCATTCCCTCACTGGACGGTGGCGGAGGCTCACGGGCTGCCCACACGCGTCGTCTCCGGTAATCCTTCCCCAGCTCGCTTCCCACAGCCGCTCCTCCCGAGGCCGCCGCCCGAGCCCGCCGGTCCCGCGTCGCCGGCCCCTCGGTCCCCGAACCCCGGCCGCGTCGCCGCGTCTCCCGGGCTCGGGGAAGCCAACCGGCTAGTCGCCTGGCCGCCCGCCCGGCCAGGGGGGCGCCGGCGGAGCCTCGGGGTTGCCCGCTCCGTGGGACCGGAGGGGACGTCGCGCCCACACGCCCGCCGCCCCGGCCCCAGCCTCCAGCGCCGCGCCGGGGTGTTCGAGGGGGCGCCCGGCCGGGGCCACTTCCAGCCGGGCCCGCCTCCGGAGCCCCACAGCCCACGGTAGCCACAGCCCTCCTGCCCAGCCGGCGGCCCGAGTCCCGTGGCCCTTTCACCGCCCTCCGCGTCCCCCTCCTTCGGGCGAGCGGCCCTCGCCGCGGCTCCTCGGGGCCGCTCGGCTGAGCCCGGTCTCCCCGGCCCCGCGACGCAGTCGGGCGGCCGCCGGTCCGCCGTTACCTGGTGGTGGTTGTAGGAGTTTCTCTGCTGCAGGAAGGCGGCGGCCGCcgcctggtgctgctgctggagCTGCGGGCTGACGGGCGACCTCCGGCTCTGCGGCTGCTGCGGCGCCGCGGGCGGCGGGGGCTGCTGCTGAGGTAAATTCATGGCGGGCGGCGGGGGCACGGCGGCCGCCGAGAAAGGGCCCCCgaagccgccgccgccgccgccgctcgccGGCACGCTGAGCCCCGCGCAGCCGTGCGGAGACACCGGCGAGAAGCTCGGGAAGAAGGCCGGGTTCATGGACGACGGCAGCCCGGGGTAGAAGCCGTTCTCCGAATCGGGGCTGGGCGGCGGCATGGCGCTGAGCgagcctccgccgccgccgccaccgccacccGGGGTGGCGGCCGACGAGCCCGGCGGCTGCGGCTGCGGCTGCGGCGGCTGctggggaggcggcggcggcggcggctgctggggcggcggcggcggctgggaCTGGGGCGGCGGCGACGCGGTCTGCACCGACCAGGGGGTGCCGAAGccgggcagcggcggcggcgacgCGGAGccgcctccccctcctcctccggggggccccccgcccccgctgccgccgccgccgcccgggtGCGGAAGGTCTGGGCTCTGCAGGCTGCTGAAGGCGCCCGCGCCGAGCGCCCCGCCGGGCAGGAGGTTACTGGGACTGTTGAGCAGAGGGTGGTTGGGAGACTCCATGGAGCCCGGCGCGGGGTTCACCGGCGGCGTCGAGGGGGCCAAGCCCGCATTGGAGGGCTCGGCGGCGCTGCCCTCGCCCGCGGCCGGGGTCTTGCGAGGGCTGCCCGCGCCTCCGTGGCGGCGCCGCGAGGCTGCGGGCGGCGAAGGCTGGAGCTGCGGGAGCGGGGGCAGGTCGGCCGGGCGCTGCCGCGGGGCGAAGTCCTGCGGCGGGAGGTGTTGCGGGTGTGGGAGGCTGAActggggcggcggcggcggctgctggCGCTGGGCGATCGGCGCCGGCCGGAGGAGCTggccgggcggcggcggcggcgggctgAACCGGCCCGGGCAGTggagcggcggcggcagcggcttCGAGTCCGGAGGGTGGGGAAGATGGGGAGGGCTGAACTCTTTCCTCTTCTGGctgctcagctgctgctgctgccgcttaCTGAAGTCCTGCGGGGAGGAGgtgcggcggcagcagcagcaggaggcggaggaggaggaggggtggtGCAGACTCGGTTTGAAGtcctgggaggggaggaggtgggtcACACCCGCGTTCGTGCCGCCGCCGGGGTGGTGGTTGGGGAGTTTCTCCGTGGCCGCCGCCCCCGAGAGCGGCCGCGCCGGCTGCTGTGTCAGCCCCAGCAGCAGCTCATCCTGCATGGTCTGCTGATGCGCCAGGAacggggaggaagaggaagcggcagcggcggcggcagctgAGCGGTCCGCGCCGCCGCAGCCGAGGGGGATCGACAAGGGGGAGGCGGCCTCCGAAAAGCCGGTGACAGGCAACGGCGGCGGCGAGAGCGGGCCGAAGGGCGTGGCGGAGGGCAGCGGGGCGGCGGGTCCCGCGGCGGAGGGACAGTACGCCCCGCCACTGAACAGGGACCCGGGGCTGTTGCTTCGGAGAGGGGCGGTGTGCAGCACCCCAAAACCGAAGTCCCTCATTTATCAGGCCGGCGGCCGCGGGAAGAGACGCGCCCcgtccgccgccgccgccgccgccctgcCTAAGAAGCCGCCGGATCTGAGGCGGAGCGGCCGTGGTGGAaggaggtggggcgggggagtCAGTGAGAGAGGGACACCGTGACTGAGCCAGGGGGCACCGACTTCGGCCCCCGTCACCCCTCGCGGCGCTCACCGCCACCTCCCGAGACCGGCTCGGGCtccgccgccgcggccgccgccgcccaGGCCGCTTAAGAATCCCGGAACGTGCGTCAGCGCCACCTCACAATCGCGCCGCCCCCCGCGGTGCGTCCCGGCACGCGCGGGCCCGCGGCCGCCGCACCCCCCACTGCCCCGCCTCCCCCGCCACCCCGCCTTTTATGAATATACAGATGAGGGCCGGGGACGCGCTCGCGTTCTCGGGAGGGCGCGGGGGAACGCGAGCGCGAGCGCCGCGTCTCCTCAGGCTACCCCCGCGTCCGGGAAAAGGAGTGGCCGGTTGGACCGGCGGGCGGCCGGCGACGCCTGAGCGCTCGGCGCGCGCTCACGAGAGCGCGCGCGCGTGGCTCGGACGGTTCCTGGGCAACCGCTCCTCTGGGCGCGGGGTCCCGGCTGAGTCTGCGGCAGGTCGCGCGCGCCACCTGCCCTCCGACCGCGTCTCCCTCAGGGCCCTGCCCTGGGTCACGGGAGGCCGCTGGGAGAGGGGTCCGCTCTAGGCAGCGCTGGCCCgcgggggaaactgaggcccgggaGTGGCTCTCCGCGTCAGCGGCCGCGCGGGGACCCCGGCGCCTCGCGTCCCCCTCCCGGGGCTTGGCGCGGGAGGCCTCTGGCCGGCACGCGTGTGCAGGGCTCGGCCACCTCGCAGGCCGCCGGGCGGCTCGCCCTGGAAAACGCCTTTTCGCGCGGGTttccgtttttgtttttttttttttagcctctcGCGCCGCGTGCTGTCATCCGCCCTCCCGCCGCCGCGGGGAAGTGTTCTCTGTAGTGGAAACACGAAGCCCCGGCCGCGTCCCAAACGTTTTCACTTCAGTGGTGACGAACAAAAGTCCCCGCAAACCCCGCGGCCCCGCGCGGCGGTTTACACGCAGACGCGGACCCCGCGGCGAGCTCCCGGGGAAAGCTGGGCCAGCTCCCCAGCCCTCCAGGTCGGGAAAGCGCGCCCCGCGCGGGGCCGAGGGACTGCGGGGTGGGCGACTCCTCCCGAGCCGCGCTCGTTCAGGCATCTCCGCCCCTTCCCCCCGGAGACCCAACTATTTCCAAAGCTTTATGAATTTTAAAGGGAGAAAGACTTCTTGACAAcggggaggaaaaggagattcTGACTCAGCAACCGACTTGTTGAGACTTGCAAAACGGAAGAGGAGAGCTTTCCATGGTAGAGCTCTTGTTGGAAGCGACGGAAGAGGCCCCCAACCTGTGTATTTCCTCAAGAAACATTTAACATCGAGAAGTAGATAGATATGTATATGAGGGTCTAGATAAAGgaacagcagagtgattcataCTAGTAAGCTACTGAATTTTATGTTCCTCTTTTGCCATTTTAACTTTTCTTGGCGTTCAGAGAAAAACTACTCAAAGAACTCTAGAAAATAGATTCAAATAGACTAATAATCTCAAAAGCAATAGAAATGGGTTTAGAGTCTTATCTGGTTTGGGTTTACAACTGAACTAAGATTAAATATTTCGTGTTGTGAATTAGCACACTTTTACTGCTGTAGGCAGGAGTGTACATTTTTATGACTCCTCATTCTCTATTAGTTAAATTTCATCCCCGCTTTTGTTACTTCagtgttttaaatttatacaaatcaaaataaatacagTAGAGAGAAAAACATTCCATGGGGAAGATGCATTCTATGTATAACGTTTATGTTTTCCTGTCTATGAACTAAGTTTGACATTGTCTTCAAATAAGgagaaagtactttttaaaaacaactcatAAATGGTTTAGAAATCAGTGGATGTATAGAAAATTAGTTTGAATTAGTAATCTCAAAACCATTTTTAACAAGCAAAATATAAAAccagagaattctttttttactCTAAATTAGCAATGTCTGGAAAATAACCTGAGCTCctcagaattaaaaatataaatagctatTTTCACAACACCTGTTGACATATCTGTTAATACTAACCCATTTTGCAAGGAAAGTGTTCAGCAACTGAGgcatataaaaatcttaaaatgaacaaatcttttcttttttttttcctaagtaaagTTATATTTGATTGGACTCATCTGAGGATCCAAGACAAATCTTGAAAAGGCAGGCACTAAAATTAGCTCAATCATCCATTAAAATGCAGTTAGTGCAATGTAGAGAAAGAgagcatacattttaaaagccaAATGGTGTCATTCTGGGCTAAAGTTTGAACAAAAACAAGATTTCTTAGTGTGCTGAGACTGGTTTCGGTTTAGAACCTTCCGAGCTCTCCAAACTGGAAAAATGCCATCAAGTTCGGTATCACGTAATAAGGTCAAAGTTCATATTAAGTGCACTGAATTGTGAAGTCCCACTGCCATGCCCTCTACTCACCACAGTAACAGCTCCGATTGTGACCTGAGGGTCCCAAGTTATATTCTGAAAGCTAGAACTTTTAAGCTGATGAGTGCCCCATCATTGAAAATACTTTTCCTACAGTGCCCGTAGAGCTGCGTGGGAGGAAAGGTAGGGAACCCCTAGCCCAggagtccccagcctccaggatctgatgcctgatgatctgaggtgaaactgatataataataatagaaataaactgcACAAGAAATGTACTGTGCTTGAATCCTTCTAAAACCATCCCCCAGCCCCATCCAcaggaaaattgtcttccacagaactgctccctggtgccaaaaacgttggggactgctgctctagcAAGTCCAAAGCCAAGATCTTATGAGTCTATATCCTAAtcatttttacatgaaaatatattaattgcATGACCAGTAACTCAGTCCCTGACTTGAATTTGACAGTCCCTTCTTCATTTCCAGCCACTGGTGTGGGCccatggttttaaaaatattttgctacaACCCaggacacacatatacacacatgcacctGAGATAAAGCTTTTATTAAGCAATTTTACCTCAGTACgtgaaacaaacttttaaaattttactttttaaaatcactagtcagtcagttcagtcgttcagtcatgtctgactctttgccatctcatagactgcagcatgccaggcttctctatcaccaactcccagaggttgctcaaactcatgtccatggagtcagtgatgccatccagccatctcatcctctgtcatccccttctcctcctgccttcaatctttcccagcatcagggtcttttctgagtcagtttttcgcatcaggtggccaaagtattggagctttagcttcatcatcactccttccaatgaatattctggactggtttcctttaggatggactggtttgatctccttgctgtccaagagactcaagagtcttctccaactccacagttcaaaagcatcaattcttcagtgatcagcttactttatggtccaactctcacatccatacatgactactggaaaaaccatagctttgactagacagactttgttggtaaagtattgtctctactttttaatatgctatagattggtcatagcttttcttccaaggagcaagtgtcttttaatttcatggctgcagtcaccacctgcagtgatttggagcccaagaaaaaatctcactgcattgtttccccatctttttgccatgaggtgatgggactggatacatgatcttagttttctgaatgttgagttttaatccaactttttcactctcctctttcactttcatcgagagactcattggttcctctttgcttttgccataagggtggtatcatcagaAGTTAtggatatgtctcccggcaatcttgattccagcttgtgcttcatccagcctggcatttcgcctGATGTTCTCttcatataagataaataagcaggatgatttCAAATCTCTAATTTTAGACTCATGATTAGGTCATGAGCTGAAATTGAAGAACACTGTCCTAGAAgactatttttcactttctctgtctTAAAGCCTCCTTACACCTCCTGTCCTCACTCTCAGTTGCTCACTTGGCTTCCTATTTCACTGAGAAGATAGAAGCAGTTATAGGTGAGCTTCCCCAGGTCCTCAGGGCTCCCCTTTCCAGTCTCTGCATCTGTCCCCCATATACGTCACCTTCCTCCCAACCCCCGTACATGGAGGGTGTGTCCTCACCCCATTTCCGGTCTAAGGCCAGCCCCCCACTGGTGGACCACATCCTTCCCATGCTTGCTCAGGACACAGCTTCCTAGACATCCCGAATTTAATGTGCCCCAAGTTGAACTCCCCACTTCCTtattgaactgcaaggaaatcaaaccatccatcctaaaggaaatcagtcctgaatattcattggaaggactcatgctgaagctgaagctcccatccTTGGGccccctgatgggaagagcccactcattggaagagaccctgaccctggagaagattgaaggcaggagaagcagggagcagcagagaatgagttggttagataacatcactagCTTAACGGACAtcaatttgggcaaactccgagagatatagtggaggacagtgctgcagtccatggggttgcaaagagtcagatataagttaacaactgaacaacaacctcatTAATCCCTCTCTGAGTAAATAGCCCTCCACTGTTGTAGCTACTTAAGCCAAAAACTTTGGGGtccttcttgacttttttttttttaaacaggatatCCAAGCCATCATTTCATGCTGCGTGTCCTACCTTTAAGTTATACCCACAATCCAACCACTGCTCACCACTCCCACCTCAAGCAATGTGGTCCAGGCCACCATGCTCTCTCCTCTGGATCGTTGCTCTCAAATCCTAACCAGTTACCCAGCTTTGGCTCTTGTCTACAATCTACTCTCCATGAGGCAGCCAGAATGCTACTTTCAGACAGATGACATCAGCTCCTCTGGTGAAATACTTAAATAAAAGTCAGAACATTTTCAATAACTGAAAAGTTCTCCGCCATGGCCTCCTGCCCTCACTAATCCTTCTGACAACTTCTACCCTACAGTGTAATGCTGATTTCTTTACCACACCAGGCCAAGTTAGCCTCAGGGCCTTAGCTCTTGCAATTCCCACTGCCTGGAATACTTGTCCCCTCAATACCAGCAGGGCTCACtctgtcacttttatttttctttttaatctctctctACTTGGAGGTATCTGCTCAAGCTCATTTTCTCAGTGCTATCTATCTTCCCTGCCTGCTGTTGTAAAACAGCAACCCCCTCCTTCCATTCCAGCCTCCTTCTCCCtcatgggtgctcagtcactcagtcatgtccgactctttgcagcctcatggactgtagcctgccagacccttctgtccatggaattttccaggcaagaatactggaatgggttgccattcccttctctgggggatcttccagacccagggatcaaacctgcatctcttgtgtctcctgcaatggcaggcggattcttgaccactgcaccacctgcaaagtcccccttctccctcacaggtggtttgatttttctccatGGGGCCCACTCTGTACTTCAGCTGTTTATCTGTCCTTCCCAGTTTTCAGAAGGCACATTGTTTTGTTCACCATTGCATCCTCAGCACCTGGAACAattctggcacacagtaggcacccaAGTGTTGTCAAATGCATGCACTGCAGGAAGGAATCGtgaattaacaaatatttttaggaaCTAATAGCTATAAATAGACTGTAGTAATATGAGAGTCCCTTTATCAGGTGCTGGTTGGCAAGAGCTGTCCAAACACCACCCTGATGCTCCGAGGAATTATAAG
Protein-coding regions in this window:
- the CPEB2 gene encoding cytoplasmic polyadenylation element-binding protein 2 isoform X9 translates to MRDFGFGVLHTAPLRSNSPGSLFSGGAYCPSAAGPAAPLPSATPFGPLSPPPLPVTGFSEAASPLSIPLGCGGADRSAAAAAAASSSSPFLAHQQTMQDELLLGLTQQPARPLSGAAATEKLPNHHPGGGTNAGVTHLLPSQDFKPSLHHPSSSSASCCCCRRTSSPQDFSKRQQQQLSSQKRKEFSPPHLPHPPDSKPLPPPLHCPGRFSPPPPPPGQLLRPAPIAQRQQPPPPPQFSLPHPQHLPPQDFAPRQRPADLPPLPQLQPSPPAASRRRHGGAGSPRKTPAAGEGSAAEPSNAGLAPSTPPVNPAPGSMESPNHPLLNSPSNLLPGGALGAGAFSSLQSPDLPHPGGGGGSGGGGPPGGGGGGGSASPPPLPGFGTPWSVQTASPPPQSQPPPPPQQPPPPPPPQQPPQPQPQPPGSSAATPGGGGGGGGGSLSAMPPPSPDSENGFYPGLPSSMNPAFFPSFSPVSPHGCAGLSVPASGGGGGGFGGPFSAAAVPPPPAMNLPQQQPPPPAAPQQPQSRRSPVSPQLQQQHQAAAAAFLQQRNSYNHHQPLLKQSPWSNHQSSGWGTGSMSWGAMHGRDHRRTGNMGLPGAMNQISPLKKPFSGNVIAPPKFTRSTPSLTPKSWIEDNVFRTDNNSNTLLPLQDRSRMYDSLNMHSLENSLIDIMRAEHDPLKGRSSLFPIDDGLLDDGHNDQVGVLNSPTCYSAHQNGERIERFSRKVFVGGLPPDIDEDEITASFRRFGPLVVDWPHKAESKSYFPPKGYAFLLFQEESSVQALIDACIEEDGKLYLCVSSPTIKDKPVQIRPWNLSDSDFVMDGSQPLDPRKTIFVGGVPRPLRAVELAMIMDRLYGGVCYAGIDTDPELKYPKGAGRVAFSNQQSYIAAISARFVQLQHGDIDKRVEVKPYVLDDQMCDECQGARCGGKFAPFFCANVTCLQYYCEFCWANIHSRAGREFHKPLVKEGADRPRQIHFRWN
- the CPEB2 gene encoding cytoplasmic polyadenylation element-binding protein 2 isoform X10 codes for the protein MRDFGFGVLHTAPLRSNSPGSLFSGGAYCPSAAGPAAPLPSATPFGPLSPPPLPVTGFSEAASPLSIPLGCGGADRSAAAAAAASSSSPFLAHQQTMQDELLLGLTQQPARPLSGAAATEKLPNHHPGGGTNAGVTHLLPSQDFKPSLHHPSSSSASCCCCRRTSSPQDFSKRQQQQLSSQKRKEFSPPHLPHPPDSKPLPPPLHCPGRFSPPPPPPGQLLRPAPIAQRQQPPPPPQFSLPHPQHLPPQDFAPRQRPADLPPLPQLQPSPPAASRRRHGGAGSPRKTPAAGEGSAAEPSNAGLAPSTPPVNPAPGSMESPNHPLLNSPSNLLPGGALGAGAFSSLQSPDLPHPGGGGGSGGGGPPGGGGGGGSASPPPLPGFGTPWSVQTASPPPQSQPPPPPQQPPPPPPPQQPPQPQPQPPGSSAATPGGGGGGGGGSLSAMPPPSPDSENGFYPGLPSSMNPAFFPSFSPVSPHGCAGLSVPASGGGGGGFGGPFSAAAVPPPPAMNLPQQQPPPPAAPQQPQSRRSPVSPQLQQQHQAAAAAFLQQRNSYNHHQPLLKQSPWSNHQSSGWGTGSMSWGAMHGRDHRRTGNMGLPGAMNQISPLKKPFSGNVIAPPKFTRSTPSLTPKSWIEDNVFRTDNNSNTLLPLQDRSRMYDSLNMHSLENSLIDIMRAEHDPLKDDGLLDDGHNDQVGVLNSPTCYSAHQNGERIERFSRKVFVGGLPPDIDEDEITASFRRFGPLVVDWPHKAESKSYFPPKGYAFLLFQEESSVQALIDACIEEDGKLYLCVSSPTIKDKPVQIRPWNLSDSDFVMDGSQPLDPRKTIFVGGVPRPLRAVELAMIMDRLYGGVCYAGIDTDPELKYPKGAGRVAFSNQQSYIAAISARFVQLQHGDIDKRVEVKPYVLDDQMCDECQGARCGGKFAPFFCANVTCLQYYCEFCWANIHSRAGREFHKPLVKEGADRPRQIHFRWN
- the CPEB2 gene encoding cytoplasmic polyadenylation element-binding protein 2 isoform X8, which gives rise to MRDFGFGVLHTAPLRSNSPGSLFSGGAYCPSAAGPAAPLPSATPFGPLSPPPLPVTGFSEAASPLSIPLGCGGADRSAAAAAAASSSSPFLAHQQTMQDELLLGLTQQPARPLSGAAATEKLPNHHPGGGTNAGVTHLLPSQDFKPSLHHPSSSSASCCCCRRTSSPQDFSKRQQQQLSSQKRKEFSPPHLPHPPDSKPLPPPLHCPGRFSPPPPPPGQLLRPAPIAQRQQPPPPPQFSLPHPQHLPPQDFAPRQRPADLPPLPQLQPSPPAASRRRHGGAGSPRKTPAAGEGSAAEPSNAGLAPSTPPVNPAPGSMESPNHPLLNSPSNLLPGGALGAGAFSSLQSPDLPHPGGGGGSGGGGPPGGGGGGGSASPPPLPGFGTPWSVQTASPPPQSQPPPPPQQPPPPPPPQQPPQPQPQPPGSSAATPGGGGGGGGGSLSAMPPPSPDSENGFYPGLPSSMNPAFFPSFSPVSPHGCAGLSVPASGGGGGGFGGPFSAAAVPPPPAMNLPQQQPPPPAAPQQPQSRRSPVSPQLQQQHQAAAAAFLQQRNSYNHHQPLLKQSPWSNHQSSGWGTGSMSWGAMHGRDHRRTGNMGLPGAMNQISPLKKPFSGNVIAPPKFTRSTPSLTPKSWIEDNVFRTDNNSNTLLPLQDRSRMYDSLNMHSLENSLIDIMRAEHDPLKGRLSYPHPGTDNLLMLNGRSSLFPIDDGLLDDGHNDQVGVLNSPTCYSAHQNGERIERFSRKVFVGGLPPDIDEDEITASFRRFGPLVVDWPHKAESKSYFPPKGYAFLLFQEESSVQALIDACIEEDGKLYLCVSSPTIKDKPVQIRPWNLSDSDFVMDGSQPLDPRKTIFVGGVPRPLRAVELAMIMDRLYGGVCYAGIDTDPELKYPKGAGRVAFSNQQSYIAAISARFVQLQHGDIDKRVEVKPYVLDDQMCDECQGARCGGKFAPFFCANVTCLQYYCEFCWANIHSRAGREFHKPLVKEGADRPRQIHFRWN
- the CPEB2 gene encoding cytoplasmic polyadenylation element-binding protein 2 isoform X6, translated to MRDFGFGVLHTAPLRSNSPGSLFSGGAYCPSAAGPAAPLPSATPFGPLSPPPLPVTGFSEAASPLSIPLGCGGADRSAAAAAAASSSSPFLAHQQTMQDELLLGLTQQPARPLSGAAATEKLPNHHPGGGTNAGVTHLLPSQDFKPSLHHPSSSSASCCCCRRTSSPQDFSKRQQQQLSSQKRKEFSPPHLPHPPDSKPLPPPLHCPGRFSPPPPPPGQLLRPAPIAQRQQPPPPPQFSLPHPQHLPPQDFAPRQRPADLPPLPQLQPSPPAASRRRHGGAGSPRKTPAAGEGSAAEPSNAGLAPSTPPVNPAPGSMESPNHPLLNSPSNLLPGGALGAGAFSSLQSPDLPHPGGGGGSGGGGPPGGGGGGGSASPPPLPGFGTPWSVQTASPPPQSQPPPPPQQPPPPPPPQQPPQPQPQPPGSSAATPGGGGGGGGGSLSAMPPPSPDSENGFYPGLPSSMNPAFFPSFSPVSPHGCAGLSVPASGGGGGGFGGPFSAAAVPPPPAMNLPQQQPPPPAAPQQPQSRRSPVSPQLQQQHQAAAAAFLQQRNSYNHHQPLLKQSPWSNHQSSGWGTGSMSWGAMHGRDHRRTGNMGLPGAMNQISPLKKPFSGNVIAPPKFTRSTPSLTPKSWIEDNVFRTDNNSNTLLPLQDRSRMYDSLNMHSLENSLIDIMRAEHDPLKGRLSYPHPGTDNLLMLNARSYGRRRGRSSLFPIDDGLLDDGHNDQVGVLNSPTCYSAHQNGERIERFSRKVFVGGLPPDIDEDEITASFRRFGPLVVDWPHKAESKSYFPPKGYAFLLFQEESSVQALIDACIEEDGKLYLCVSSPTIKDKPVQIRPWNLSDSDFVMDGSQPLDPRKTIFVGGVPRPLRAVELAMIMDRLYGGVCYAGIDTDPELKYPKGAGRVAFSNQQSYIAAISARFVQLQHGDIDKRVEVKPYVLDDQMCDECQGARCGGKFAPFFCANVTCLQYYCEFCWANIHSRAGREFHKPLVKEGADRPRQIHFRWN
- the CPEB2 gene encoding cytoplasmic polyadenylation element-binding protein 2 isoform X7 is translated as MRDFGFGVLHTAPLRSNSPGSLFSGGAYCPSAAGPAAPLPSATPFGPLSPPPLPVTGFSEAASPLSIPLGCGGADRSAAAAAAASSSSPFLAHQQTMQDELLLGLTQQPARPLSGAAATEKLPNHHPGGGTNAGVTHLLPSQDFKPSLHHPSSSSASCCCCRRTSSPQDFSKRQQQQLSSQKRKEFSPPHLPHPPDSKPLPPPLHCPGRFSPPPPPPGQLLRPAPIAQRQQPPPPPQFSLPHPQHLPPQDFAPRQRPADLPPLPQLQPSPPAASRRRHGGAGSPRKTPAAGEGSAAEPSNAGLAPSTPPVNPAPGSMESPNHPLLNSPSNLLPGGALGAGAFSSLQSPDLPHPGGGGGSGGGGPPGGGGGGGSASPPPLPGFGTPWSVQTASPPPQSQPPPPPQQPPPPPPPQQPPQPQPQPPGSSAATPGGGGGGGGGSLSAMPPPSPDSENGFYPGLPSSMNPAFFPSFSPVSPHGCAGLSVPASGGGGGGFGGPFSAAAVPPPPAMNLPQQQPPPPAAPQQPQSRRSPVSPQLQQQHQAAAAAFLQQRNSYNHHQPLLKQSPWSNHQSSGWGTGSMSWGAMHGRDHRRTGNMGLPGAMNQISPLKKPFSGNVIAPPKFTRSTPSLTPKSWIEDNVFRTDNNSNTLLPLQVRSSLQLPAWGSDSLQDSWCTAAGTSRIDQDRSRMYDSLNMHSLENSLIDIMRAEHDPLKDDGLLDDGHNDQVGVLNSPTCYSAHQNGERIERFSRKVFVGGLPPDIDEDEITASFRRFGPLVVDWPHKAESKSYFPPKGYAFLLFQEESSVQALIDACIEEDGKLYLCVSSPTIKDKPVQIRPWNLSDSDFVMDGSQPLDPRKTIFVGGVPRPLRAVELAMIMDRLYGGVCYAGIDTDPELKYPKGAGRVAFSNQQSYIAAISARFVQLQHGDIDKRVEVKPYVLDDQMCDECQGARCGGKFAPFFCANVTCLQYYCEFCWANIHSRAGREFHKPLVKEGADRPRQIHFRWN
- the CPEB2 gene encoding cytoplasmic polyadenylation element-binding protein 2 isoform X4, with the translated sequence MRDFGFGVLHTAPLRSNSPGSLFSGGAYCPSAAGPAAPLPSATPFGPLSPPPLPVTGFSEAASPLSIPLGCGGADRSAAAAAAASSSSPFLAHQQTMQDELLLGLTQQPARPLSGAAATEKLPNHHPGGGTNAGVTHLLPSQDFKPSLHHPSSSSASCCCCRRTSSPQDFSKRQQQQLSSQKRKEFSPPHLPHPPDSKPLPPPLHCPGRFSPPPPPPGQLLRPAPIAQRQQPPPPPQFSLPHPQHLPPQDFAPRQRPADLPPLPQLQPSPPAASRRRHGGAGSPRKTPAAGEGSAAEPSNAGLAPSTPPVNPAPGSMESPNHPLLNSPSNLLPGGALGAGAFSSLQSPDLPHPGGGGGSGGGGPPGGGGGGGSASPPPLPGFGTPWSVQTASPPPQSQPPPPPQQPPPPPPPQQPPQPQPQPPGSSAATPGGGGGGGGGSLSAMPPPSPDSENGFYPGLPSSMNPAFFPSFSPVSPHGCAGLSVPASGGGGGGFGGPFSAAAVPPPPAMNLPQQQPPPPAAPQQPQSRRSPVSPQLQQQHQAAAAAFLQQRNSYNHHQPLLKQSPWSNHQSSGWGTGSMSWGAMHGRDHRRTGNMGLPGAMNQISPLKKPFSGNVIAPPKFTRSTPSLTPKSWIEDNVFRTDNNSNTLLPLQVRSSLQLPAWGSDSLQDSWCTAAGTSRIDQDRSRMYDSLNMHSLENSLIDIMRAEHDPLKGRLSYPHPGTDNLLMLNDDGLLDDGHNDQVGVLNSPTCYSAHQNGERIERFSRKVFVGGLPPDIDEDEITASFRRFGPLVVDWPHKAESKSYFPPKGYAFLLFQEESSVQALIDACIEEDGKLYLCVSSPTIKDKPVQIRPWNLSDSDFVMDGSQPLDPRKTIFVGGVPRPLRAVELAMIMDRLYGGVCYAGIDTDPELKYPKGAGRVAFSNQQSYIAAISARFVQLQHGDIDKRVEVKPYVLDDQMCDECQGARCGGKFAPFFCANVTCLQYYCEFCWANIHSRAGREFHKPLVKEGADRPRQIHFRWN